In Pseudomonas oryzihabitans, the DNA window TAGACGCTCGACCATTTTTTCCCTGGCCCAATCAGGGATGGTGAACAGCGCGTGATAGATTTGAGGCTCGACCATGGATTGCCAGCGTAAGGAGACGACGTAAGGTAGATCTAAGCCGGTTAGGTTACGGCCGGCACCGGAGCCGATCCTTTTAGGCCAGCCTCTGGCGGTAGCCGATAGGCTGGCTGGCTCGCCCATGGCGACTAATCCCCCCATGGCATTGGGAAAGATACGCCCACTGTTGTCTCCAACATTTGCCTGCTCTAGCCAGACCTCCATGTAGTTGGGCGCCAGAAAGCCCAGGTACCAGGCGTCATAGGGCAGCTTGTTCGCGGCGTTAGACTGACAACCCGCTAGGCTCAGTAGCAGGCCAATAGCCAACAACCAGCGACTCATCGCCCAACTTTTCATGGCCCTACCGTGGTGTAGGGAATCGGCGCCCACCAGCTGCCATAGGGCACGCCGTACGTGTCGACATAGCTTTTGACCACCGGCGACAGCGGTCGGTACTTGCCGTTGGATTTGCCTCCGTAGGGACCTTTGGGCTCGATTTCGGCCTGGAGGGTCATGACTTCGATGGGATCGAGGCAGGGACCCATAATCCAGACCTTGACCACCCCGCCGGGCGCCAAGCCGATGGTAAGGTCCTTACGATAATCCGAGGTGCGACCACTGACCGGACACTCGGCTGGTAGACGCTCGACCATTTTTTCCCTGGCCCAATCAGGGATGGTGAAAAGCGCGTGATAGGTTTGAGGTTCGACCATGGATTGCCAGCGTAGGGATACGACATAGGGCAGATCCAGGCCGGTCAGAGTCCGGCCTTTGCCTGAGCCGATTCTTTCTGGCCAACCCTCTGCGCGAATCGCCAGATTTTCAGGTTTGCCATAAGACACTACTCCCCCCATGGCATTGGGAAAGATGCGCCCGCTGTTATCACCAATATTGACTTGCTCCAACCAGACTTCCATGTAGTTGGGCGCTAGAAAGCCCAGGTACCAGGCATCATAGGGCAGCTTGTTCGCGGCGTCAGACTGACAACCTGCCAGGCCCAGTAGCAGGACGATAGACAGCAGCCAGCGACTCATTGCCCAACTTTTCATGGCCCAACCGTGGTGTAAGGG includes these proteins:
- a CDS encoding DUF2931 family protein; this encodes MKSWAMSRWLLAIGLLLSLAGCQSNAANKLPYDAWYLGFLAPNYMEVWLEQANVGDNSGRIFPNAMGGLVAMGEPASLSATARGWPKRIGSGAGRNLTGLDLPYVVSLRWQSMVEPQIYHALFTIPDWAREKMVERLPAECPVSGRTSDYPKDLTIGLAPGGVVKVWIMGPCLDPIEVLTLQAEIEPKGPYGGKSNGKYRPLSPVVKSYVDKYGVPYGSWWAPIPYATVGP
- a CDS encoding DUF2931 family protein codes for the protein MSRWLLSIVLLLGLAGCQSDAANKLPYDAWYLGFLAPNYMEVWLEQVNIGDNSGRIFPNAMGGVVSYGKPENLAIRAEGWPERIGSGKGRTLTGLDLPYVVSLRWQSMVEPQTYHALFTIPDWAREKMVERLPAECPVSGRTSDYRKDLTIGLAPGGVVKVWIMGPCLDPIEVMTLQAEIEPKGPYGGKSNGKYRPLSPVVKSYVDTYGVPYGSWWAPIPYTTVGP